From the genome of Eucalyptus grandis isolate ANBG69807.140 chromosome 2, ASM1654582v1, whole genome shotgun sequence, one region includes:
- the LOC104425312 gene encoding presenilin-like protein At1g08700, giving the protein MEPSVLDSIGVEIIGVMSPVSVCMFLVVLLVYALSPSNPFSAPAPSAAPIRTAANLVYVESPSDSVGQKLEGALLNALVFVVLIALVTFLLVALYYYKFTRFLKYYMNFSAFFVLATMGGSIFLSIVQHFSIPVDSVTCFLLLFNFTVVGVLSVFGGGIPIILRQCYMVCLGIIVAAWFTKLPEWTTWVLLVALAVYDLVAVLAPGGPLKILVELASTRDEELPALVYEARPIAPQSGGNRGSSLGLLVAGVSDSGSVELQSVSRDNVRRNETANNRGDDGVHSLRSDGGEHSRDEGETSPLVRNFRDRDSSSSESSEFSVVNVTPNRGGQFGNRELEIEEEMSPLVEMLGLGSGGEQERRDDGENDRNSGRGVRLGLGDFVFYSVLVGRAAMYDLMTVYACYLAIVSGLGCTLILLSVCRRALPALPISITLGVMFYFLTRLLMEPFVVGVATNLMLF; this is encoded by the coding sequence ATGGAGCCGAGCGTCCTCGACTCGATCGGCGTCGAGATCATCGGCGTCATGTCGCCGGTCTCCGTCTGCATGTTCCTCGTCGTCCTCCTCGTCTACGCCCTCTCCCCCTCCAACCCCTTCTCCGCCCCGGCGCCCTCCGCCGCCCCGATCCGCACCGCCGCCAACCTCGTCTACGTCGAGAGCCCCTCCGACTCCGTCGGCCAGAAGCTCGAGGGGGCGCTCCTCAACGCGCTGGTGTTCGTCGTCCTCATCGCGCTGGTGACTTTCCTCCTCGTGGCGCTCTACTACTACAAGTTCACCAGGTTCCTCAAGTACTACATGAACTTCTCCGCCTTCTTCGTGCTCGCCACGATGGGGGGCTCGATCTTCCTGTCGATCGTCCAGCATTTCTCGATCCCCGTCGATTCGGTCACCTGCTTCTTGCTGCTGTTCAATTTCACGGTCGTGGGTGTGTTGTCTGTGTTCGGCGGGGGGATTCCCATAATCTTGAGGCAGTGTTACATGGTTTGTTTGGGGATTATCGTGGCTGCTTGGTTTACGAAATTGCCCGAATGGACGACCTGGGTCTTGCTTGTGGCGTTGGCTGTGTATGATTTGGTGGCTGTTTTGGCGCCGGGTGGGCCGCTTAAGATACTTGTGGAATTGGCCTCCACCAGGGATGAAGAACTCCCTGCTCTGGTTTATGAGGCTCGTCCGATTGCCCCTCAGAGCGGTGGTAACCGGGGCTCGAGTTTGGGTCTTTTGGTTGCTGGTGTGTCGGATTCGGGGTCGGTTGAGCTGCAATCTGTTTCTAGAGACAACGTGAGGAGGAATGAGACTGCCAACAATCGTGGTGACGATGGCGTTCATAGTTTGAGGAGTGATGGAGGTGAGCATAGTCGAGATGAAGGGGAAACCTCCCCGTTGGTGCGTAATTTCCGGGATCGGGACTCGTCGAGCAGTGAATCGTCGGAGTTCTCAGTGGTGAATGTCACGCCTAACAGAGGGGGACAGTTTGGAAATAGGGAGTTGgagattgaggaagaaatgTCCCCGCTGGTTGAAATGCTGGGTTTAGGGAGTGGGGGAGAACAGGAAAGGAGAGATGATGGGGAGAATGATCGCAATTCCGGTAGAGGAGTTAGACTTGGTCTTGGAGATTTCGTGTTTTACAGTGTTCTGGTGGGTAGAGCTGCAATGTATGATTTGATGACAGTCTATGCTTGTTACCTTGCAATTGTTTCGGGACTTGGGTGCACCCTTATATTGTTGTCTGTATGCCGCCGAGCTCTGCCTGCCCTTCCCATATCCATCACATTAGGTGTCATGTTTTACTTCTTGACTCGATTATTAATGGAACCCTTCGTTGTTGGTGTAGCAACGAATCTAATGTTGTTTTAA